In Armatimonas rosea, the DNA window GGCATCGGGGATGTTGGGGGAGTTGCCCACACGCCCGACAACCCCCAGGTGTGCGGCGCGCGCAATCGAGACAAGGTCGGGGTCCAGCCCGACCCCAAGGCTCTTCACGAGGCTAAAGGGATGGTGGAGCTGCAGGCCGATATCCTGCGCCTTGAGCTTTTCGTAGTCGGGGGGGAAGCTTAGCTCCGCGTTGGGGTTGCCGGGATCGGGCCGCAGGTGGGTGCGGTGCAAGAGCGCGGCGGCGATGCGCCCAAAGTTTCCCTGGTGGGCCATGAGGTAGGTGAAGCCCCGTAGCGCCGAGGGGACGATCTCCACCCGCCGCGACTCCTCAAGGGAGCCGAGCGTGTCTTCCGTGATCGCGACCGACTGAATGCCCTGCTGCTTGAACTTCTGCAGGACAACCGGTAGCGGCTTACCTTCGGCGAGGGCTAGCTTCTGGAGCTCGGTCATGTCCAGGGTCAGCTCGACCCGGCGGTTCTTTTGCTCGACCCGAAAGCGCTCGACTGCTCCGTAGAGCCCGGCCAACATCCCGATCCCAATCATTACCCAGAGCGCTACGCGCAAGTTTTGCATTCTACTAATGGTGCCATCCTCAAGATTTCTGTCGCAAGTACGCACGAGCCGCGAGCTCGCGTTCCACGTCCAGGGTCAAGAGCCGCAGGACAGTCGCGATATTTTCGGGTATTCCGCCGCTTTGTGCCACCCCTTCCACAGAGAGTGCGGGGCCGAGCCGTGGGATTTCTTTCCCGAGCTGCACCAAGAGCGCGGTGCGTAGGCTCGCCTCTCCGGTGGACTGGGCGGCGTCTGGGGGGCGTCCAAGGCGGCGTGCCGCTAGCTCCTGCCAGACTCCGCGTGCCTCTGTGTTGTCTTGTGGGACAAGGGCGGTGAGGCGGCGCTGGTAGCGGCGGATACGGGCGAGAGACAGAAAGCGCCAGGCAATCCCCGCTGCCTTGTCCGCACGGGAGAGCTCGCTCTCGGCGTAGCGTACCAGTCCCTCAATCGCGCCGATTCGGGTCCACTGTGCGCCGCTGCTCAAGTGGTAGAAGCGCCCCAGCTGGAGATCGGCGAGGGCGGTGAGGGCGGCCTGGCTGGCGCGCTGTAGGGGAGCCGGGACGCCCTCGAGCCGCCGTAGCGCCTCCTTGACCTCTGCCCGCCCGAGCTCACACTCGCGGGGATCGCCGTGGCTGCCAGTCGCGAGGTCGTCCCAGACCGGTGCCGCTACCCGCAGGCTACGGACCGTGCGGGCGTAGGTGTCCTGGATGCGAAACTGCACCAGGTACGCATGGGTTGCCAGCGCCAGAAAGCGGATGTCCTGGCTTGGGGCGGTGAGCAGGAGAAGCTGCTGGAGGGTACTGGCGGTCACGAGCGGCTTGTAGGTCTTGAGGAGCCCCTTGAGAAGTGCGCTCTGGGAGCGCTCCAGCGCCAATCGCTGGTCGCGCAGGCCCTCGGGGATCTGGGGGGCGCTCAGGGTCGGCAGTGCGAGGGGGTCTCGACCCAGCCGCGCGAGCTCCGCTACCCCCACAAACCCCCGCTGGGCAAAGCCTGCGGCGAGTGTCGCACGGCTATCGGGGCTCGTGTCTTGTAGCAAGGCAAGCGCGCGCCCGGCCTGAGCGCGCTTGGCTCCGGGCGGGTGGGTGGCAAAGTACTCCTCCCAGCGTGCCATCGGGCCACTGGCCATGGTCTCGATAAAGCGCAAAAGCCCCAGCGGCGCGTAGCCCGCCGCTGCTGCAAACCCCAGGCCGACGTGATCTGCCTGGTACTCATTGTCGCGGCTCTGGGCGAGGGCACGGAGCAGGTTGAGAATCGGCAGGCCCTGCTGGAGCAGCGCGCCCTTGGGCTTGAGCAGGCGCATCGCCAACGCAAAGAGCGCGTTTCCCTCGATCTGCTGCCACGCATGGCGCTTGGCGACATGGGCGCTCTCGTGGGCCAACACCCCTGCCAGCTCGTCGTCGCTAGTGATCTCATCGAGGAGCCCTCGCGTCACCAAGACTTTACTTCCGGGTAGGGTCAGCGCATTGGCGACATCGCTGCCCAGGATCAGAAACTCTGGCTTGCTATCGAGCCGGTCGGAGTGCGCCGTGACCTCGCCCCCGATCCGCGTCACCCAGCCTGCAAGGAGGGGATCGTCGTCAACCCCCGATGCCCCAATGAGCGCATCGCTGGAGGCCCGGCCCAGAAGTTTTTCGAGCTCGTTGGCAAGGGTATCGGGTCTCTTCACGTTGAATTCTCAGTCTCTCAGAAAAACGGGCTCGCTTTCCGGGGGCATTATACCGCTGCCAGGGCTCCAGGTCGTTGTGGACCCAATCGCTTTTCGAGCGACAGAAGGGAGGTCTTGACGGAGAGCGGGCCGGACTCGAACCGACATCCTTTGCCTTGGCAGGGCAATGTTCTTCCGCTTGAACTACCGCTTTCCAGGGTAAGTATACCGCCGCAGGGCTTCTAGCTCATCGAGAGCGTGCTGGCGAACTTCAAACGAGAGCGTAGAATCGTAGGCGACTTGGCTAAGTCGTTCCTTTCTACCAGGCGTCTCAAGCTGTGCTCTTCTCGACTCGCGCCAGTAGGCACTCCAAGAGTCCGAGTGGCTCGGCGAGAGCCTAAGGCTTTCGTTTCTACGCTTGCGCTCCATACGAAGCTGCTTTTGAACCTTGCGAGCGGTGGGTGTGCTGAGAGATTCCAGGGCATCCCACCCCTGCGGCGTCCGAATCTCCCCAAGTAGCTCAACGAGTACCGTTTTATTTTTTCCTGTTGCGCGAGCAATGCCGTCAAGGACGAAGGGAATTGCCTCATTTTGAAAGGTGGCGATGCAGCGGATAACCTGCCCACAGGTGGTCTCGTAGAGATTGGGAGTGCTTGCAAGCCAGGTGACCAGGCTTGGGAGCGCGGGAGAAAACCGTGCGCGGGCAATCGCCTGGAGGAGGACGGTGCGGTCCTCAGGAAAGAACAGATGAAGGTCTCCTGACCAGGAATCGGGATTGCGACGGAGTTGCTCAGGGAGGTAGTGCCCCAGCCTAAAGTGGGGGTCCAAGAGCGAGCGGTGCTTTCGCATGAGGATGCGTGCGCTACGGCGCACACGCGGCCAGTCGTCGTGAAGGGCACGGGTGAGAACTGTCTCTGCATCCGCTGGAAAACCGCCTACAAGTGCCTGGAGCGCCGCAATCCTACCAGGAGGATCCTCCTTTAGGGTGTCGTAGGCAAGCAGAAGGAGCTCATGACCAAAGTCGCCAAACAGCGCCAATCGTCCCGCCGCGAGCATGCGTAGTGCGGTTTCTTCGTAGGGATCAAACAAGGCATTACAGTAGGCATCCAAGTTGTCTTGGGCCAAGAGCTCGTGTCGTGCCTGGTTGAGAGAGGGGCTCACGAGACTATTCTACCGGGTACACTCTCCGTATGTCCCACCGTGCCTTTGACCCGTCGGCGATGGCGATCCCGGATGCCTACAAGCTCCTCAATGTCTGTGTCTCGCCGCGCCCGATTGCCTTTGTCTCGACCCTCTCGCCCGAGGGCAAGCCAAATCTCGCGCCGTTCTCGTACTTCATGGCGGGTGGGGCCAATCCGCCTTCGGTGACCATCTCGCCGCTGAACAACCGCCACGGGGAGCCCAAGGACACGCTCGTCAATATCGAGGCGACCGGGGAGTACACGATCTCGATCGTGACCTACGGGATTCGCGAGAAGATGAACCAGGCGTCGTTGGAGTACCCCTACGGCGTGAGTGAGTGGGAAGAAGCGGGCTTTACCCCAGGCCCGACCGAGGTGGTCAAGCCTGCCCGCGTGCTCGAGTCGCCGCTGGCGATGGAGTGCAAGCTCTTTCAGGTAGTTAAGCACGGGCCAGGGCCGCTCTCCGCCAACTACATTATCGGGGAGGTGGTGCGGTACTGGATCGACGAAGCCTTACTTGACGAAAATGGGGTGGTGGACCCGACTCAGGTGGACTATATCGCTCGAATGAGCGGTGACTGGTACACCCGCGCCACTCCCACGGCGATGTTTGAGCTAGCACGCCCGACCTGACTGCCGTAAAATGGGACATGCGCCCGACGACAACGCTGCTGCCCCGTCCTTTACGCCATCTGGTACGCGCCACGGCGCTGTGGACGACTTTTCTCCTTCCCGTACTGGTGGTTGGGGGCGTGGTTGCCCGCCGTACCCCACGACAACCAGTGTCCGCTCCTGTCCTTTTCTGCCCGCTTCCGAGCGATGCTGATTTTGAGGGGGAGTTTTCCTTCTTTGGCTCGGAGCAAGTCGTCCTCACAGCCACGGACGCCGCTGTTCCGCGGCACGCACAAGGAAGTGGCGGGCTTGCTTTCAATACAAGAACCGGCAAAAGAGAGGCAATCGAGATCCGCCTTTCAAGCCCGATGCTGCTCATGGGGCGGCAGGAGTTTGCCCCGTTGGTACGTTCCTGGGACGACAAGGTCAGAGCCCGCTACATCGACAAGCCCGGCGTGGCTCGCTGGATGTTCGGGCATCCCGATCACCCCGACTCGCCCCCTGTCGCCCGAGAGGTGCCTGGTGTCCGACTCACCAAGGCGATTCTCTCTCCAAAAGGCCGCTATCTGGTCGGCTGGGGAGATGCCGGGGCGGACGGTAAACAGCTGGTGATCTGGGAACACGGTGTCCACCCGCCAAGGATACTGAAGGGGCTGGGAGGCAAGTCACTCAATGTCCTCCGCTTCTCCCCCGATGAGCGCTATCTTCTTATCTCGCATCGGGAAGCGGAGCTTAGCGGGGAGCTCGCCTGCCGGGAGCTGGCGACTGGAAAGCTGTGCTGGCTCGTGAGACTCCCCGCCACGGGAGGCAAGAACCTCCAAGTGGAGGATATGACGGTCTCGTGGGACAGCAAGTATGTCGCCACGGCTTTCGCGCAGGGACTGGCGATCCTCGACATTAAGACAGGGGCACCGCTGTGGCAGCAGCCGCGCCTGAATGGGTTCTATCCCCGTGCCATGCTCCAGTTCTCCCCCGATAGCCGCTTGCTGGGCGAGTCTCAGCAGGATGGGGTCGCGCTCTGGGACTGGCAGAAAGGAAAGTAGGATGCACACTCGCTCTCTCACCCCACGACAGCGCCGGGCAATGATGTTTGAGCTAGCGCGCCCGACCTGACTGCCGTAAAATGGAACATGCAGCCAAGTCTAAGTAGACGTCACAGTAGGGTAGTCGGGCTCTCGATAGGCTTTCTGGTTCCCTTGGTTGCGATTGGGTTGTACCAAGGAAACCGGCCTCCCGTGGGCTCGCGTGCCACTCAAAAACTCTTTCCCCGCGATCCTATCCCACAGGCGTATTTCGAGCTCCCCGACGGCGCAGACGGTACGTTTGTTTTTACGCGCATGGACACGATTGTCGCTGGTCTCACCAAGCGTCACCCTGACGGTGTTGAGCATGTCTATCCGGAGTTTCTTCTCTTAAATGGTAAGTTGCAGCGGTATAACTCGGAAGTCGCTCCGCTGTATCCCGCTGTGATCGAGAAAAATAAGGAGCTGATGACAAAAATTCCCGTTCCTGAAAATATTGCCTCGCTCTTACCTGCTGGAGCGACACGTGAGTGCCTGGCGCTATCTTGGGATAAGGTCTATGTCGCAATGGGCTATACAGATGGTATCGTCATCTGGGAGAGCGCGACCGGGAAGTTGCGGAGGCAAATCAAGCGCCACAATGGCTTCCCGCAGTACTCCTATCTGCAGTTCTCCTCCGATGGTCAGCTCCTCGGGGATGCCTATGTCGATGGGATTGCCCTCTGGGACTGGCAGAAAGGGACATAGATTGCACGCTCTAACCCTCACACGACGGCAACAGGGGGCGCTGGTTCCTCTGGGAATCGGGCTCCTGCTCCCCGCGGTTGCGACGGCACTCTACGGCCCCCAGGTCTATCAGCGAGAGCAGATTGCCCGTGGACTCGCCCCCGCCGTTCGGCTTCGGCTTCCCTCCGGCAAGTCGGCCAAGTCGTTTTCCTTTGACCTTGAGACCCACCGTGTCGAGGTGGAGGCAGTCCGCGCAGAAACCGCGTCCGAGGATGAGAACCTGAGAGTACGGCACCCTAGGACCGACCTTTTTGTCTTTGACCCGGCGACGGGTGCACTGCTGGCGGAGGGGAGCGGGAGCACGGCCCGCAGCGGTGAGTTCTCCGACGAGCATGCGATCTCCGCGGACAGGCAATTTATCGCAAAGCCCACCGATCTCTACCTCGACCATGGCTGGAAGGTGCTGGATCCGAGGGGAAAGGAGCTCAGCACGACTCCCTCCAACCTCTCGCTCTCCCGTGTCCTTCTCTCGCCGCACGGGAAGTACCTGCTGGGCTGGGGACAGACACACTCGCCGCGCCAGGGACGGGGAGAGGGGATGTACTTTCTGACCGGCCCCCAGAGAGACAATCCCCGGCCGATGCGGGACCTCAGCCGGTGGGACCTGATCGCCTTCACGCCCGATGAGACCGGGCTGATGGTGGTGTCTCCTGCGCCCCAGGGGCTTTGGTCACGCCTTCGCTACATAGGCCTCTCGACCACTGCGAGCTGGGAGTGCACGCTTCCTCAAGAGTCTCTCCCCCCGCAGGCTCTGACTGTCTCCCCTGATGGGCGCTTTGTCGCGGTTGCCTCCCAAAATAGCCTTCTTGTCTTTGATGCCCACAACGGGCTACTACTACGGACAATTCCCCGGACCGCGGGCTGGGCGAGTCACTGCATCGTTCGCTTCTCCCCCGAGAGCCGCTGGCTGGGGGACCTGACACCCGAGGGTGTCGACCTCTGGGACTGGCAAAAACACAGACCCTGAAAACACAACGATGCGACTGAAGAACACTCCCGCTCCTCGTAGCCAGGCCGCACCGACGCAGTACAGTACGGCACCCGCACCAACGGCATCTACGACCGCCACGACGCCCTCGGTGACTGCGAGCGTCGCAGCTCCCGTGCAGACGCGTCCAGGCCGACGGCGGTGGCGACGGC includes these proteins:
- a CDS encoding M48 family metalloprotease, whose product is MKRPDTLANELEKLLGRASSDALIGASGVDDDPLLAGWVTRIGGEVTAHSDRLDSKPEFLILGSDVANALTLPGSKVLVTRGLLDEITSDDELAGVLAHESAHVAKRHAWQQIEGNALFALAMRLLKPKGALLQQGLPILNLLRALAQSRDNEYQADHVGLGFAAAAGYAPLGLLRFIETMASGPMARWEEYFATHPPGAKRAQAGRALALLQDTSPDSRATLAAGFAQRGFVGVAELARLGRDPLALPTLSAPQIPEGLRDQRLALERSQSALLKGLLKTYKPLVTASTLQQLLLLTAPSQDIRFLALATHAYLVQFRIQDTYARTVRSLRVAAPVWDDLATGSHGDPRECELGRAEVKEALRRLEGVPAPLQRASQAALTALADLQLGRFYHLSSGAQWTRIGAIEGLVRYAESELSRADKAAGIAWRFLSLARIRRYQRRLTALVPQDNTEARGVWQELAARRLGRPPDAAQSTGEASLRTALLVQLGKEIPRLGPALSVEGVAQSGGIPENIATVLRLLTLDVERELAARAYLRQKS
- a CDS encoding flavin reductase family protein, producing MSHRAFDPSAMAIPDAYKLLNVCVSPRPIAFVSTLSPEGKPNLAPFSYFMAGGANPPSVTISPLNNRHGEPKDTLVNIEATGEYTISIVTYGIREKMNQASLEYPYGVSEWEEAGFTPGPTEVVKPARVLESPLAMECKLFQVVKHGPGPLSANYIIGEVVRYWIDEALLDENGVVDPTQVDYIARMSGDWYTRATPTAMFELARPT
- a CDS encoding WD40 repeat domain-containing protein; the encoded protein is MRPTTTLLPRPLRHLVRATALWTTFLLPVLVVGGVVARRTPRQPVSAPVLFCPLPSDADFEGEFSFFGSEQVVLTATDAAVPRHAQGSGGLAFNTRTGKREAIEIRLSSPMLLMGRQEFAPLVRSWDDKVRARYIDKPGVARWMFGHPDHPDSPPVAREVPGVRLTKAILSPKGRYLVGWGDAGADGKQLVIWEHGVHPPRILKGLGGKSLNVLRFSPDERYLLISHREAELSGELACRELATGKLCWLVRLPATGGKNLQVEDMTVSWDSKYVATAFAQGLAILDIKTGAPLWQQPRLNGFYPRAMLQFSPDSRLLGESQQDGVALWDWQKGK